A genome region from Primulina eburnea isolate SZY01 chromosome 9, ASM2296580v1, whole genome shotgun sequence includes the following:
- the LOC140840854 gene encoding uncharacterized protein produces the protein MTKKVKLIQSRMRAAQDRQAKYANIRRRPLIFEKGDRVFLKISPFRGTVRFGKKGKLSPRLIGPYEILERVGDLAYRLVLPPALSGVHDVFHVSMLRKYYPDPSHVLPPDEVELDQTLSYIERPIQILDRKDKQLRNKLIPFIKVQWNRHGVEEATWELEDNMRQKYPELFK, from the coding sequence ATGACAAAGAAGGTAAAATTGATTCAGAGTCGTATGCGAGCTGCTCAGGATAGGCAGGCTAAATATGCGAACATAAGGAGACGGCCATTGATTTttgagaaaggtgacagagtttttctgaaaatatctCCTTTCCGTGGTACAGTTAGATTTGGAAAGAAGGGTAAATTATCACCAAGATTAATAGGCCCGTATGAGATTTTGGAACGTGTTGGTGACTTGGCTTATAGATTAGTTCTTCCTCCTGCATTATCAGGtgttcatgatgtttttcatgtgtctatGTTGAGAAAATATTATCCAGATCCTTCTCATGTACTTCCACCCGATGAGgttgagttagatcagactttgagctacattGAGAGACCGATTCAAATTCTAGACAGAAAAGATAAGCAACTCAGAAATAAATTGATACCGTTTATTAAAGTACAGTGGAATAGACATGGTGTCGAGGAGGCAACTTGGGAATTAGAAGATAATATGAGACAAAAATATCCAGAGTTATTCAAATGA